A single window of Ammospiza caudacuta isolate bAmmCau1 chromosome 12, bAmmCau1.pri, whole genome shotgun sequence DNA harbors:
- the PTPDC1 gene encoding protein tyrosine phosphatase domain-containing protein 1: MAAGVLLQNEQPYSSLIESSVYLANMSSGSSRRPTAKYTKVGERLRHVIPGHMQCSMACGGRACKYENPARWAEHQQAIKGLYSSWITDNILAMARPSTEVIEKYNIIEQFERCGIKTIINLQRPGEHASCGNPLEQESGFTYRPEAFMEAGIYFYNFGWKDYGVASLTTILDMVKVMSFALQEGRVAVHCHAGLGRTGVLIACYLVFATRMSADQAILFVRAKRPNSIQTRGQLLCVREFSQFLVPLRNVFACCEPRAPAVTLAQYLTRQRHLLHGYESRHLKHVPKLIHLVCKLLLDLAENRQVVEAELLDIPDLSAEIESTVSQLAATELERELARHDSDTSDSSYAHCSALDSQDSHVSLGHECDAYCRRRHVGCLQPLTHMRRRLSYSESDLRRTEFLLEQDDTAWTVPAQILLKNKPKQNSEEECSATGETKPQMELNKEALVRNTCTFWSQGKFDLHGRRDGSCHRRSSTKEVQRSRTFSSGLASMHNPKEPGMQRHSFASETAHRKDHKTNMYGRRFYLSEDSDSSSSSSKVNFSTGYESESSRELSETIPHIVLQSELSLEARRVLAAKALADINEFLGEDEVKQKVEMWQKELNSQDGAWDKICTERDPFILSSLMWSWIEQLKEPIISKDDIDMLAKQCTESQDALHLLGKEQCQTILCILHCVAKLQVLPADVEEALLARAIKAFTKTSFDSENGPYVYNTLKTVFKQALEEKRKRIKEGTENPP, translated from the exons ATGGCTGCAGGAGTTTTGCTGCAAAATGAGCAACCATACTCGTCGCTGATAGAGAGCAGTGTGTATCTGGCAAATATGAGTTCAG GGAGCTCGAGGCGCCCCACGGCCAAGTACACGAAGGTGGGGGAGCGGCTGCGCCACGTCATCCCCGGGCACATGCAGTGCTCCATGGCCTGCGGCGGCCGCGCCTGCAAGTACGAGAACCCCGCGCGCTGGGCCGAGCACCAGCAGGCCATCAAGGGGCTCTACTCCTCCTG GATAACAGATAACATCCTGGCTATGGCTCGACCCTCAACAGAAGTAATTGAAAAGTACAACATTATTGAGCAGTTTGAAAG ATGTGGCATAAAAACCATAATTAACCTTCAGCGTCCTGGGGAGCACGCGAGCTGTGGGAACcccctggagcaggagagcgGCTTCACCTACCGTCCTGAAGCCTTTATGGAGGCTGGCA tttatttctaTAATTTTGGATGGAAGGATTATGGCGTGGCATCTCTCACAACTATCCTTGACATGGTCAAGGTGATGTCTTTCGccctgcaggagggcagggtgGCTGTTCACTGCCATGCAGGACTGGGGAGGACAG GTGTTCTAATAGCTTGCTACCTAGTTTTTGCCACCAGAATGAGTGCTGACCAAGCGATTCTGTTTGTCAGAGCCAAAAGGCCCAACTCCATCCAGACGCgggggcagctgctgtgtgtcaGGGAGTTCTCGCAGTTCCTGGTCCCCCTGCGCAACGTCTTCGCGTGCTGCGAGCCCAGGGCGCCCGCCGTCACCCTGGCCCAGTACCTGACCCGCCAGAGGCACCTGCTCCACGGCTACGAGAGCAGGCACCTCAAGCACGTGCCAAAGCTCATCCACCTGGTGTgcaagctgctgctggaccTGGCTGAGAACAGACAGGTGGtagaggcagagctgctggacatCCCAGACCTCTCAGCTGAGATTGAGAGCACCGtgtcccagctggcagccacGGAGCTCGAGCGGGAGCTGGCCAGGCACGACAGCGACACGTCGGACTCGTCCTACGCCCACTGCTCTGCTCTCGACAGCCAGGACTCACACGTCTCCCTGGGACACGAGTGTGATGCCTACTGCAGGAGAAGGCATGTCGGATGCCTTCAGCCTCTTACTCATATGAGAAGGCGTCTGAGCTACAGTGAGTCAGACCTAAGGAGAACCGAGTTTCTTTTGGAACAGGATGACACTGCCTGGACAGTGCCTGCGCAGATCTTATTGAAGAACAAACCCAAGCAGAACAGTGAAGAGGAATGTTCTGCCACAGGTGAAACAAAGCCACAGATGGAGTTAAACAAAGAAGCATTAGTGCGTAACACGTGCACGTTCTGGAGCCAAGGGAAATTTGATTTGCATGGACGAAGGGACGGCTCCTGTCACAGAAGGAGCTCTACCAAAGAAGTCCAACGCAGCAGGACCTTTTCCTCAGGCCTGGCGTCCATGCACAATCCCAAGGAACCTGGGATGCAAAGGCACAGCTTTGCCAGTGAGACTGCTCACAGGAAGGACCACAAGACCAATATGTATGGCAGGAGATTCTATCTCTCTGAGGACTCTGactcttcttcttcctcttccaaaGTGAACTTTTCCACTGGATATGAAAGTGAGAGTAGCAGAGAGTTGTCAGAGACAATTCCACACATTGTTCTGCAGTCAGAATTAAGTTTGGAAGCCCGAAGAGTTTTGGCAGCCAAAGCACTTGCAGATATAAATGAATTTCTGGGAGAGGATGAAGTGAAGCAGAAGGTAGAAATGTGGCAG aaagaACTGAATTCTCAAGATGGAGCTTGGGATAAAATCTGCACCGAGAGAGATCCTTTTATCCTCTCCAGCTTGATGTGGTCATGGATAGAGCAGCTGAAAGAACCTATTATATCCAAAGATGACATTGACATGTTGGCAAAACAatgcacagaatcccaggatgcACTCCACTTGCTGGGAAAG GAGCAGTGTCAGACCATCCTTTGTATTTTACACTGTGTGGCGAAACTGCAAGTGCTGCCAGCTGATGTGGAGGAGGCCTTACTTGCTCGTGCTATTAAAGCTTTCACCAAG ACAAGCTTCGATTCTGAGAATGGGCCATATGTTTACAATACCTTGAAAACTGTGTTTAAACAAGCcctggaagaaaaaaggaaaaggattaaAGAAGGAACAGAGAATCCTCCTTGA